A genomic window from Pyxicephalus adspersus chromosome 2, UCB_Pads_2.0, whole genome shotgun sequence includes:
- the TXNDC15 gene encoding thioredoxin domain-containing protein 15 — protein MELPYLYLRALITFGVFSLCPTPAALGNYNEDLYTEDKKQTGFLHNTDATAESMNNEQIGVSETVQYKTAEIADAMQSSDIQTDPAVLFSMVPKELKDKVGMETPSALYETQKEGECSTNECPESTSGDQIITKTQSTDSESSNTEQIKTEESNSTDGNKPLKVNCVERNITGIDNFTLQIINASQDLMELLNPNSSECSMVLFFTPWCRFSAALAPHFNALPRAFPTLHFLALDASQHSSLSTRFGTVAVPNILLFQGAKPMARFNHTERTLEPLKAFIFNQSGIEAKPDVTVTEADYEGPLPCTPQTGIDWLLVFSVLYVTAFVMYATMQTDRIRWLIPGQEHEHQD, from the exons ATGGAATTGCCTTATTTGTATCTCCGGGCTCTCATTACATTCGGAGTGTTCTCTCTGTGCCCGACGCCGGCGGCTTTAG GGAATTATAATGAAGATCTGTATacagaagataaaaaacaaacaggatttttgcatAATACGGATGCTACTGCCGAATCAATGAACAATGAACAGATTGGTGTTTCAGAGACTGTTCAGTACAAGACTGCAGAAATTGCAGATGCAATGCAGAGTTCAGACATTCAAACTGACCCAGCAGTGCTGTTTTCTATGGTACCAAAGGAGTTGAAGGACAAAGTTGGCATGGAAACACCCAGTGCTTTATATGAAACCCAGAAGGAAGGAGAGTGCAGCACCAATGAATGTCCTGAAAGCACTTCAGGGGACCAAATAATTACAAAAACGCAAAGTACTGATTCAGAGTCATCAAATACAGAACAGATAAAAACAGAAGAATCAAACAGTACAGATGGCAATAAACCTCTAAAAGTAAACTGTGTGGAGCGCAATATCACTGGAATAGACAATTTCACTTTGCAAATCATCAATGCTTCCCAG gACCTCATGGAGTTGCTAAATCCCAACAGCAGTGAATGTTCAATGGTTTTGTTTTTCACTCCATGGTGTCGCTTTTCTGCTGCTTTAGCTCCTCATTTCAATGCATTACCCAGAGCATTCCCAACTTTGCACTTTTTGGCGTTGGATGCTTCTCAACACAGCAG TCTGTCCACTAGGTTTGGTACTGTTGCTGTTCCAAATATCCTGCTGTTTCAAGGTGCTAAGCCAATGGCCAGATTTAATCACACAGAAAGAACACTGGAGCCTTTAAAGGCTTTTATATTCAACCAGTCAg GAATTGAAGCAAAGCCTGATGTCACAGTAACAGAAGCAGACTATGAAGGACCATTGCCGTGCACTCCACAAACAGGAATTGACTGGCTTCTAGTGTTCTCCGTGCTCTATGTGACAGCTTTTGTAATGTATGCCACAATGCAGACTGACAGAATTCGTTGGCTTATACCTGGCCAAGAACATGAACACCAGGACTGA